CCCGGATTGTAAACGCCGGCTCCGGCGCCTTCAGGCACGGCGACAAAAGCATCACCAAGAGATTTGCTGCGCGCTTCGAAACCCATGCGCAAAAAAGCGCCGGCATAACCGCCGTCGGCACCGACGGCGCACCAAGCCGCATTCCCCAAAAGCATTGCCCCCAGAATCATCCGCTTGATCATTCTCTCTCCATCCGCTATTTTGCGCATTAATTCACGAGCAGAATCTTGCCCCAAAACGTACCCTCACCTTCCACGGTGACGCTGTAAAAATAGACGCCGTTTGCCGCCTCATCGCGATATTCATTGCGGCCGTCCCAGACTTCGGCGTAATCGCCGGGGCCGGGTCTGAATTTGTGCTCGCAGACCGTCGCCACCAAATCCAATGCAAAATCGTAAATCTTGACTGTCACATAGGTATCCTTTTGCACGCGGTATTGCATCCGTACATACCCTTCCCCGTAAAGCTGATTATGGCGTTTCGGCGAAAAGGGATTGGGATAGGCATAGGTACGAGGCTCTCCGGCGACGCCTGTCGGCCGAAAAGCACGAAAGATCTTCCAAGTATAGCCGTTATCCGCCGTATAAGCAAGCCCGTCCGCCGAGCCGGCCCACACTTGACCGTCATGAGCATAACAGCTGTAGTATTCCTGCGCATACACACGTTCACCGGTAACGGCATCGACCGGATCCGATAATCGGTACCAAGTTTCGCCGAAATCCGGCGATTTGTAAAGCCCTTCGTGAGTCGCGGCATAGACGACAGCCCCATCGGCTGCGATATTCTGAACTTTAATGTCTTTCAAACAGACTTTCCAGGAGGCGCCGCCGTCTTCCGTCTTGGAAAGGCCGTAGTATTCCTTCTGCCCTTCCGCCCGCCAGGTCGCCGCCCAGATGATGTTTCGATCTTCCGTCTTTTGCTGCGCCAAAGCAACGACAAAGTCCCCGGAAATCGGATTCTGCTGGTTGCGGGCATTAAAGTTTGTCCAAGTGCGACCATTATCCGTCGACTTGTTGACTCCACCGGCCGTCCCCACCCACAAGACACCGTCGGCATTAAGTACCGAGAACACGCGGTGGTTGAGATAAGCAGCCGGATCGAACACAAAAGTATCCGGCGCCGTATTTTTCCAGGTTTTACCCCAATCGTCCGATCGAATGAGGCCGCCGCCGAAGCAGGCGCCCCAAACCACGCCGTCGACAATCGTGAGGTCATAGCAGAGATTTTGTACCGGCGTAACGCCCGGCTGTTTGAATTGCGTCCACGTGGCACCGTTGTCCGTTGACACAGCCAAACCGGTTCCATACGGCAGGGTCTCACCGACAGCCCGAATGAAACTGTCCGCTGCTGCGGCAACCCAAACGGTATCGCCCTTGGCAAAAAGCGCTGAAATGCTGCCCCGCGGCATATTTTCAACATGTTGAAACGATTCGAACTGGTGCGTATCGAGGCGAAGACGCGATAACCCTTCCCCGCTGCCGATCCAGAGGCAGTTTCTGCCGGAGACCAAATCCGTGATGCCGTTTCCCACCGGACCTGTAGAAGGCTGACCGCTGTGCAGGGTATAACCGCCGATCGTTTTTCCGAAAGCGAGCGAGCAAACAAAGATCAGGAGAAGAAAGATGCGCGGCAGCATGTCATTGACCTCCGAAAGGATGATGGAAAAGCGGGCGCTCGCCCAAAATCGCCGTCTTGCTCAGTCCGGGCCGCGCGTGCAGCGTTACGATTCGCGTGATTCGCTCACTGACGTTTCCGGCATAGTCTTCGGCAAAAAAGGTCAATTGATAGTCGCCGAGGGGCTGCGTCGGATCAAAAATGGCCGTAATGGAGTAGACGCCGTCTCCGGCCGTCTGATCACCGCGCCAACCGTCGTCCCAACCCTTAAAGTCCTCATTCCAGGGCAGACCGTTGTCGTAGAGCATAAAGGGGCTATTTTTTGAATAGGTGCCGTCCGGCTTTTTCCACTCCATTTTGACAAACTTGACGTCCTGCAGGGATTGAGGATCGACGACGCGAACGGTTATAAGAAAGGCGGTCATCATGCCGGCACCGGGCAAAGGAATCGAGTCGGGATGAACAAATTCAACCAACCTGGGCGGTTCATTATCGATCAAAATACGCTTTTCGAACACGTTGCTGCCGGTCATGGACCGATCGAACGCCTGGAAAGACAGATCATACTCGCCCTTTTTTCCGGCCGCAAAAGATGAATCTATCGCCGTTTCGAATCGACCTGCCTCTGCTTTCGACGTCAAATCTATTGCAAAGGCTCGAGCTCCGCTTCGAAAGGCCGTGCAGCGCACCACGAGCAAATCTTCCAATCCATTGGAATCTGCTGCAGCAGCCGCAAACCTCATCTGACCTTTGAATCCGCTGGGCAGACGATCAGGCGCTTCTACGGCGAGCAAAACCGGCGGACTGTTTTTGATCGAAAGGACGGTCGTTTCGAGCGGAGAAATGACGGCAGCACCGCGGCCGATCGCTTCAAAACGCCAAAGCAATTCCGAGGTCTGCGAGAGCGCCGCATTCCAGAGCAGTTTGCAGGTAAAAATGTTGTCGAATGCAGCCTGATCGCCGGATTCGGGGTGTACGGCACCGCCGTCGTCGAACAGACTGGATTGCAGGACCTCCTGTTGCGCCGCAAACACTCTCAATCGGACCGAATCAGCCTGGGCATTGCCGATCAGCTTGACTTCGACGGTATAACTCCTCCCGGGGTTGACTACCGAGGGAATCCGGTGCTTTTCGAGAACGGCACTGTCCGGCTCAGCAGGTGCCGGCAGCTCGCGCGTACAGGCCGAAAGCAAAAACACCGCAGTCATGAAATACTGCGGCTTGAAGACACTTTGGAGAAAAACCATCTTATCCCCTTTTCAGGTGCATGATATAAAAGACCGGCATTGTTATGCAGAAAAAAATTTCTTTTTGCCGTCGGTCCAAAATTTCGAGAATCCGCATCGGCTGCCTGCACCACGGCCCTTTTCTCGCCGTAAAAAAACTGCGCGGCTAAGGCTTTGCGTCGGTAGTCTCGACCGCCGAACGTCTGAACCACCGCAGCAGGTCGGCGTGAGTTGGTACTGTAACGTCAGCCTCCTGCAAATGTTCCTCTTTGAGGGTAGTCATGACGGCCACGCAGAACATACCGGCGGCCTTGGCGGCGCGGATTCCCTGAGGTGCATTTTCGACCACTAAGCAGGCTGCAGGAGGTACACCAAGTCGACCGGCAGCTTCCAAATAGGGGTCAGGCCACGGTTTGCCCCGCGCCGTATCGCCGTCGGCGATGATGACATCCAGCTGTCCCAGTACCTCCGCATCGACGACGGCGACAAGATTCTCCCGCTTGGTGCCGGTGACCAGCCCGACGGCGATGCCTCTTTCTTTGGCCGCCGCTATGATCTGTAAAATCTCCGGAAAGAGTCGAGGCCGATGCAGCCCACGGAACCGTTCATTCTTGGCGCGAATGAGAGCCTCCAGCCGATCTTCATCCAACTTTAAGCCGCAAGATTCCGTTACGGCGCGCGCGATCTCGATCACAGGCCTGCCTTCGTTCAGCTTGACGACCATCGGATCGAACGGCACACCGTAGCTTTCATGCAAAACCTGTCGCCATGCCGCCAGATGATCCGGCAGCGTGTCGGCAAAAACGCCGTCAAAGTCGAAAAAAACGGCGCGGATTTCCTTCATTCGGCTAATAGTTCAAACCGACAGCGTCGCGTGCTTTTTCGAGGTATTTGCGGGCAATCGGCCGGGTCTTTTCGGCGCCGTAGCGCATGACATCGCGGAGATAGTCCGGATCATTAATCAGCCTTTCTCGCTTTTCGCGATAAGGCTCGAAATAGTTCCAGATCAGCTCGACCAGTTCCTTTTTAACGTCGGAGTATTTGAGGCCGGGCTTGAGGTAGCGTTCGCGCAGCTCCGCCTTGCCCTGCTCATCGAGGAAAAGAGACGTAATGGCAAATAGCGTGCAGTGATCCGGATCCTTCGGCTCGTCCACACCCCGTGCATCCGTGACAATTGACATCACTTTTTTGCGCAGTTCTTCCTTGGGAGCGAACAATTCTATGGTGTTGCCGTAAGACTTGCTCATTTTTTGGCCGTCGAGGCCTGGAATCACGGCCAGCTCTTCCTGAATGTCCGCCTCGGGAATGACGAAAACCTCGCCGAAGCGGTAATTGAATTTCTGCGCAATGTCGCGCGTCATTTCGATGTGCTGCTTTTGATCCTTGCCGACGGGAACCAGCTCGGCGCCGTAAAGCAGAATGTCCGCCGCCATCAGCACCGGATAAGCGAACAGACCATGATTCGGTTCGATGCCCTTGGCCAGTTTATCTTTATAAGAGTGCGCACGCTGCAAAAGCCCCATTTCCGTAACGTTGGAAAGAATCCACGTCAGTTCGGTCACCTCGGGAATATCCGCCTGCACGTAAAAGTAGGATTTTTCCGGATCGATTCCGAGCGCCAAAAAATCCGCGCACGCTTCGAAGGTGTTTTTGCGCAGAACAGCGGCGTCCTGCACCGTCGTCAAAGCATGGTAATTGACGATGAAGCAAAAGAGTTCATGATTGGCCTGATACTCGATCATGCGCTTCATCATGGCGAAATAGTTACCCAAATGAAGCGCGCCCGAAGGTTGAATGCCTGACAAAACTCGCAACGAAGCATCTCCTCTGTTTCGATTCATAATAATGTACGAAAACAATTAAAAAGATAAAAGAGGGATGGTCTCCAGGAAAGCATTTGATTTTGTGAACCCCTTTTCGTATGTTTGGCCGACACTTTACGCGAGGCATGTTATGAAAGTTGAAGAATTGATTCGATTGGAGAATGAGTACGGGGCGCATAATTACAATCCGTTGGATGTGGTCATT
The nucleotide sequence above comes from candidate division KSB1 bacterium. Encoded proteins:
- a CDS encoding HAD-IA family hydrolase, whose amino-acid sequence is MKEIRAVFFDFDGVFADTLPDHLAAWRQVLHESYGVPFDPMVVKLNEGRPVIEIARAVTESCGLKLDEDRLEALIRAKNERFRGLHRPRLFPEILQIIAAAKERGIAVGLVTGTKRENLVAVVDAEVLGQLDVIIADGDTARGKPWPDPYLEAAGRLGVPPAACLVVENAPQGIRAAKAAGMFCVAVMTTLKEEHLQEADVTVPTHADLLRWFRRSAVETTDAKP
- the trpS gene encoding tryptophan--tRNA ligase — encoded protein: MRVLSGIQPSGALHLGNYFAMMKRMIEYQANHELFCFIVNYHALTTVQDAAVLRKNTFEACADFLALGIDPEKSYFYVQADIPEVTELTWILSNVTEMGLLQRAHSYKDKLAKGIEPNHGLFAYPVLMAADILLYGAELVPVGKDQKQHIEMTRDIAQKFNYRFGEVFVIPEADIQEELAVIPGLDGQKMSKSYGNTIELFAPKEELRKKVMSIVTDARGVDEPKDPDHCTLFAITSLFLDEQGKAELRERYLKPGLKYSDVKKELVELIWNYFEPYREKRERLINDPDYLRDVMRYGAEKTRPIARKYLEKARDAVGLNY